Part of the Cryptosporangium arvum DSM 44712 genome, AATCGTCTTCCTGGCGAAATCGGAATACTTCACCGGTAAGGGGCCCAAAGGCCTGTTCTCCCGGCTGTTCTTCAGCGCGGCCGGCTGCGTCCCGATCGACCGCACCTCCGGGTCGGCGGCCGAGGCCGCGCTCGTCACCGGAGCGCGCGTGCTCGGTGAGGGGCAGCCGCTGGGCATCTACCCGGAGGGCACCCGTTCCCCCGACGGCAAGCTGTACCGGGGCAAGACCGGCGTGGCCCGGCTCGCGCTGCAGACCGGGGTGCCGGTGGTGCCGGTCGCGATGCTCAACACCCACCACGTGCAGCCGATCGGCCGGCTCGTGCCGAAGGTGATGCGGGTCCGGATGCGCGTCGGCAAGCCGCTGGACTTCTCCCGCTACGCGGGGATGGCCGGGAACCGGTTCGTCGAACGGTCGGTGACCGACCAGATCATGTACGACCTGATGCAGCTGTCCGGCCAGCAGTACAGCGACGTCTACGCCGCGTCGGTGAAGAACGGCTCGGACGCGACGCGCCGGGCACAAGAGCCCGTTGCCGCCTAGTCCGACCACGGGTGACCGGCGGCCGGCCGGGTTCACCGTCGAGGTCACCGGCTGGCGGGCGCTGGCCGCGTTCCGATTCCTGACGCTCGTCTACGCAGTCGCGTTGAACCTGGACGACCTGGGCCGGGTCGACAGCCCCGCCTGGTGCGTGGCCACGCTCGCGGTGATGGGGGCGTGGAGCGTCGCCTCCTCGTACTGCTACGCCCGTCCGCGCCTGCGTACACCGGTGCTGTTCGTCGTCGACCTGGCCGTCACGCTCGCCACCGTGCTGGCGACCCGGCTGGTCGAGACGCCGGAGCGGATCGCCGGCGGCGAGTTCACCGTGCCGACGGTGTGGGCCTCGACCGCGGTGATGGCCTGGGCGCTGCGCTGGGAGATCGTCGGGGGCCTGCTGGCGACGCTGGGTCTGGGGGCCGCGAACGTCGTGGTGGTCAGCGGCCAGCCCACCCGCGGGACCGTGCACAACATGATCCTGGTGCTGCTGGCCGCGATCGTCATCGGCTACGTCGCCGAGGTGCTCCGCCAGGTCGACCGGCTCATGGTCGACGCCTGGCAGGAGCAGGGCGCGGTCGCCGAGCGGGATCGGCTGGCCCGGCAGATCCACGACGGTGTGCTGCAGGTGCTGGCGCTGGTGAAGCGGCGCGGATCCACGCTCGACGGCGAGGGCCGGGAGCTGGCCGAACTCGCCGGGGAGCAGGAGTCCGCCCTCCGCGCGTTGATGACGAGCGGCTCGGCCGCCCCGTCCGACGGGGTGGTGGACCTGTCCGCGCTGCTGGCGCCACTCGCGGCGTCGCCGGGAATCGAACTGGTGGCGCCGGCCGAGCCGGTGCTGCTCCCGGCGGGCGCGGGCGCGGAGGTCGCGGCCGCGGTCGCCGCGGCCCTGCACAACGTGTCCGAACACGCGCCCGGCGCGCACGCCTGGGTCGTGGTCGAGGAGGAGCGGGACGCGGTGCTGGTCACGGTCCGGGACGACGGTCCGGGCATCCCGCCGGAGCGGCTGGCCGAGGCGGCGGCCGAGGGCCGGCTCGGTGTGGTTCAGTCGATCCGCGGCCGGATCCGGGAGCTCGGCGGCACGGTCGTGATCACCAGCGCGCCCGACGAGGGAACCGAGGTGGAGCTGAATGTCCCCCGTTAGGGTCATGGTCGTCGACGACCACCCGATGTGGCGCGACGCGGTGGCGCGCGACCTCGGCGACGCCGGGTTCGACGTGGTCGCGACCGCGGGGGACGGCGCGGCGGCGGTGCGGATCGCGGCGGCGAGCCGGCCCCAGGTCGTCGTCATGGATCTGCAGTTGCCCGAGCTCTCCGGGGTCGAGGCCACCGCGCGCATCCTGGCCGCCGACCCGTCCTGCCGGGTGCTCGTCCTCTCGGCCAGCGCGGAGCGGCCGGACGTGCTGGACGCGATCCGGGCCGGCGCCACCGGCTACCTGGTGAAGTCGGCCGGGGCCACCGAGCTGATCGAGGCCGTCACCCGCACCTCACGGGGCGAGGCGGCGTTCACCGCCGGGCTGGCCGGGCTGGTGCTCGGGGAGTACCGGCGGCTCGCCGCGGGGCCCGAGCCCGCCGACGGGCCGGCGCTGACGACCCGGGAGACCGAGGTGTTGCGGCTGGTGGCCCGGGGGCTCACCGCCAAGCAGGTCGCGACAAGGCTGAGCCTGTCGATCCGGACGGTGCAGAACCACCTGCAGAACGTCATGGACAAACTGCAGGTGCACAACCGGGCCGGGCTGGTGCGCTACGCGATCGAGGCCGGGCTGGACGAGGAATCCTGACCGGCCAGCGGCCCGGGGTCGTCCGGCACGTCGGTGGTGTCTAACGGATCCGTGGTGGCGAACCTCAGCAGCAGACGGGCCCGGTTACGCAGCCCGAACGTGGTCAGGCGGGTGGTGAGCTCCGGTACCGGTGCGACCTCGCCGGCCCGGGCCGCGCGCAGCGACCAGGCCGTGGCCAGCGCCGCGTCGGTGGCGTCGCCCATCCGTTCGTAGACCGACGCCGCGACCGCGTGGTGCAGGGCCGCAGTGCCGTGGTCGCCGTTGCGGGCCGCCTGGGCGCCGTTGACGACCGAGCGGGCGGCCCGGACCCAGAGCGTCTCGCGCGGCGCGCCGTCGAGCACACCCTTCAGCCATCCGGCGGACTCCTCGCCCTGCAGACCGCACCTGACGCCGGTGAGCACCGCGGCGTGCGCGGCGGCGGCCAGCCACTCGCGCGGCGCCAGCGCCTCGGCCGAGTGCTCGGCCTCCAACCGGCGCAGCGCGACCGTCGCCTGCTCGGCCGAGCCGTTGACCGCGCGGTAGAGCGCGGCGTGGGCGAGCGCGTTGGCCATGGCCAGGCGGCTCCCGTGCCGGGCGGCGGTGACGACGATCGCCTCGGGGTTGAAGCCGGTGTCCTCGCCGCGCAGCGCACGCAGCCAGGCCGCGAGCGTGCGCAGGTGCGACCATTCGGCGTCGAGGGCCTCGTCGCCGGTGAACGCGGCATCGGCCGAGGCCAGCGTGGCGTCCCAGTCGCCGTCGAAGTAGGCACGCATCGGCGTGTGGCCGGGGTGCGGAGCGCCGCGGAAGTTCAGCGTCGTGGCCGCGGCCTCGTCCAGCAGCGCGAAGCTGCGGGCGATCTCGCCCTCCTCCTGCAGCGCGCTGGCCAGGTTCTCCGACGCCCGGCGCAGCGAGCGCAGGTGGTCGGTGCGGCTGCGGTCGACCGCGCGCTCGAGCAGCGTCAGACCGGACAGGTCGCCGGCCAGGTATCGGGCGGCGCCCTCGGTGATCTGCGCGTTGACCTCGAGCTCGGGCAGGCCGAGACGGCGGGCCAGGTCACCGGCGGTCTTGGCCGCGGTGGTGGCCTCGTCGACCTCGTAGCTCATCATCCGCAGCCGGGCCAGTTCGGCGTGGGCGGCCGCGCGCACAGGGCTCTCGTCGCCGGCGCCGTAGGGTGCCAGCGCCCGGTCGAGGTGGGCCAGCGCGGCGGTGCGGTCACCGCGGGCCCAGGCGACCTGGCTGAGCAGCGTCCGCGCGCTCGCGGCGGCGTCGCGGGCCCCGAGCACCTCGAGCTGGCTGGCGCACCGGGCGACGTCGGCGGCGCCGTGGAATTCGTCGGGGGACGCGGTGAACCGCAGCCTCCACCGCAGTACCAGCGCGGACAGCCGGGACACCTCGTCGTCCCTGGCGGCCGGGTGCTCCAAAGCCGCCAGCTCCTCGAGCGTCAGCGTGTTCTGGTCGTCCCAGAGCGCGAGCGCCTTGTCGAGCAGGTCGACGGCGGTGGGCGCGGCGTGCAGGCTGGCCGCGCGTTCGGCCGCCGCCACCAGCGCGGTGCGGGCCGGCGGCAGGAACGGACGGACGTCCATGTGCAGCGTGCGGGCCAGTTCCAGCGCGGCGACCCGGTGGTGCGCGACCGCGTCGACGGCCTCGGTGGTGCGGCCGGTGACGTGCGACTGCAGCCAGCGGGCGGCTCGCTGGTGACGCACGACGCGCAGCGCGCGGGGCTGACGGCGGTAGGCCATGTCGCGCACGACCGCGTGCGAGAACGCCAGCGCGGGCTCGCCGGCCAGCACGTGCCCGGTGGCCGGCCGGATGAACGCCTTCGCGCGCAGCTCGGCCAGCAGCGCCTCGACCTCGTCGCGGGCCAGCTCGGCGACCGTGGCCACCGCACCGGGCCAGAACACCTCGCCGATGACCGCCGCGGCCTGCAGCGCGCGCTGGCTGCGGGGCCCGAGCAGGTCGACGCGGCTGGCGACCACCGACAGCACGGAGTCGGGCAGCGGGAGCGCCCCCTCGGCGTCGTCGCTCTGCTGGTCGGCGAGCATCCGGACGTACTCGTGGGCGTAGAGCGGGGTGCCCGCGGCGAGCACGGTGAGGTGCTCGAGAGCCTCCTCGGGGATCGGCGAGTCGACCGACAGCGCGCGGAAGAGCGTCAGCGTGTCGTGCGCGTCGAGCGGCGGGAGCTCCACCAGCGCGTGCCGGGGGTGCGTCGCGTCGTACCAGGGCACGTGGCGGGAGGCGAGCAGCTCGGGCCGGGCCGTGCCGAGCACCAGCAGCGGCCCGTCGACGGTGTCGACGAGCTGCCGGAGGAAGTCGAGCAGGGGTGGTTCGGCGAGCGCGAGGTCCTCGATGACGATGACCAGCGGGCGGCGCGCGGCGAGCCGGGCGAAGAACATGCGCCAGGCGGCCTGGGCCTCGTCGGCCTCGACCGGGGGAGCGGCGTAGCCGACGAGCGGGGCGAGCGCGTCGACCACGCTGCTGCGCTCGGCCGTGGTGAGCAGGCCGTGCAGCGAGTCGACGACCTTGCGGCGGGCGGTGTCGGCGCTGTCGGACTCGAGTACCCCCGCGTACGCGGTGACGACCTCGGCGACGGCCGCGAACGGGCCGCCCTCGCCGCCGGCCAGGCAGCGCCCGCCGACCCAGCGGACCCCGACGGGCATGGCCTGCTCGGCGTGGCGGTTGAGTTCGCGCACCAGGCGGCTCTTGCCGACGCCGGCCGGCCCGACGACGGTGACCAGGCGAGGCGCCCGGTCGTCGACGGTGGCGCGCAGCAGCCCGGCGAGGTGGTCGAGGTAGGGGCCGCGGCCGACGAACGGGCCGTGGTCGCGGTGACGGTCCCAGCGGCGCTGGACCAGGCGCAGCGGACGCCAGACCGGGACCGGCCCGGCCTTGCCCTTGACCATCACCGGGGGCATCTCGGTGTACTCGACGTACTCGCGGCTGGCGCGCCAGGTGGCCGAGGAGACGACGATGCCACCGACCGGGGCGTGCGACTGCAGCCGGGAGGCGAGGTTGACCACGTCGCCGGCGACCAGGGCCTGACCGCCGTCCCGGATCGCGTCCAGATCGACGACGACCTCGCCGGTGGCGATGCCGACGCGGGCGCGCAGCGGGCCGGACGGGCCGATGATCCGCCCGTCCAGGTCGGCCTGCAGTTCCAGGCCGACGCGGACCGCGCGGACGGCGTCGTCCTCCTGGGTGACCGGTGCGCCGAACACGGCCATCACCGCGTCGCCGATGTACTTCTCCACGACGCCGGCGCGGCGGCGGATCGCGCGCGCGACGGTGTCGAAGTAGCGTTGCTGGAGCGCGCGCAGGTCCTCGGGGTCGAGCCGTTCGCCGAGGTTGGTGAAGCCGGTGAGGTCGACGAAGAGGATCGTGACGACCCGCCGCTCCTCCCGGGACGCGACGCCGGGCACGGGCAGGCCGCGGGCGGCCGGGTCGAGATCGGCGGCGCAGTGCGGGCAGGTCTCGGCGGTCAGCTCGACGCCGGCGGTGCAACTGGGGCACTTGCGGAGCAGGGCGGAGCCGCAGCGGCCGCAGAAACGGTCGCCGGGCCGGCCCACGGCGGCGCAGCGTGCGCAGTGCGTGTCGATGGGTCCTTCACCCCCGCGTGCAAGGTCTTCCAGTACACCAAATCTGTCAGCGGTCGTGTATTTGCTGTGAATCGTCTCAGTGGCCTCGTCCGGGGACCACCCATCCGGACAAGAATCATCCGGTCGGAGCCTTTCTCAGTCGTCTTCCGGACGCTCCGCTGACACGTCGGGGTGGGGCGCGACTACCGTGTGTCGCGACTTGAGCGGTGGGGTCCGGTGCGTCCGGCGAACCATGCCGGATGGAGGGGAATTCCCGCAATGCCCGGAATGTCGAGTATGGTCACCGTGACGCTGAAGACGCCATGGACCGACTCCGCGGGAATCGGTCACCCCGAGGGTTCGACGGTCCGGGTTCCCGAGACGGTGCTCGACGAGTTGGTGTCCACGGGGGTCATCGTCACAGATGCCACTGAGACATGGGTCACCTGCGACTAAATAAGTCACTCAACGTGACATTTTGACGTCGAGACTCACGTCATGCCGGCGCGGCGGCGCAGTGCGGGGATGTCGGTGACGACGATCTTGCGACCCTCGGTGTGCAGCCAACCCCGCGTCGCGAACGTACCGAGGGCCTGGTTGACGCTCTGCCGGGAGCCGCCGGCCATCTCCGCCAGCTGGGTCTGGTTCAGGTCGATCGTCACGACCGGTGACCGGTTGTCGCCGACCAGGCGGATCAGCGTCTTCGCGACCCGGCCCGGCAGGTCCAGGAAGATGTGGTCGGACGTCTGATCGGTCAGCCGCCGGATGAGCCCGCCGAACGAGCGCATCACCCCGTCGAGGATCGGCGGCTGGGTGCGCACGAGCTCCAGGAACGCACCGCGGGAGAGCGCGAGGACGTGCGTCTCCTCCAACGCTTCCGCCGACGCCGAGCGACTGCCGCCGTCGAGCAGCGCCAACTCGCCCAGCACGCCGGGCGGGCGCACCACGTAGAGCAGCGCGCGGTCACCGGTGGGAGCGGTGCGGAACACCGAGACGGCGCCACGGCGGACCATGATCAGCGAGTCGCCGGGGTCCTTCTCCAGGAACAGGAGTTGTCCGCGCCGGTAGCTGCGCGGCACCGCGGCCGCGGCCACCCGGCTGCGCACGGCGGGCGCGAGGCCGGCGAAGAGATCGACCCCGGCCAGCGGGTCGTCGGCCTGCGGAGTGCCCGGCGCGGTCATCGCGGCCCCTTCGTTCGGGTCGGTACGGTCACGGTGTCCACCGCCGTGGCCGGCCTCGTCCCGGTCGTCGTTCCCCCGGCCTGCATCGTCCCGGTCGCCTCGTTCCGTGGTCGCGTCGTCCTCTGGCGAACCATGATGCCGTGTCGTGTCGGATGTCTGACAGCGGGATCGGCCGAAAGGCGATATGTAGCGTGGTCGCCGGTTCGCGCGCAAGGATTGTCGGAGGGCACGACTAGGCTTTCCAGCGTGCCCGACCCGTCCACGTACCGCCCATCTCCGGGATCGATCCCGGAGTCGCCTGGTGTCTACCGTTTCCGGGATTCTCGGGGCACGGTGATCTATGTCGGTAAAGCGAAGAACCTCCGCAACCGTCTGAACTCGTACTTCGCCGATCCGGCCGGCCTCCACCCGCGTACCTATCAGATGGTGACGTCCGCGGCCAACGTCGACTGGGTCGTCGTCACCACCGAGGTGGAGGCGTTGCAGCTGGAGTACTCCTGGATCAAGGAGTACGACCCGCGCTTCAACGTCCGCTACCGCGACGACAAGAGCTACCCGAGCCTCGCGGTGACGCTCTACGAGGAGTATCCCCAGCTCCGGGTGATGCGTGGCCCGAAGAAGAAGGGCGTGCGGTACTTCGGGCCGTACGCGCACGCGTGGGCGATCCGCGAAACCCTCGACCTGCTGCTCCGGGTGTTCCCGGCGCGCACCTGCTCCAGCGGCGTCTTCAAGCGCGCGGGGCAGATCGGGCGGCCCTGCCTGCTCGGCTACATCGACAAGTGCTCGGCGCCGTGCGTCGACCGGGTGTCGGCCGAGGAGCACCGGGCGATCGTCGAGGATTTCTGCGACTTCATGGCCGGCAAGACCGACCAGATGCTGCGCAGGCTCGAGCGGGAGATGCAGCGCGCCAGCGACGAGCTCGAGTTCGAGCGGGCGGCCCGGCTGCGCGACGACATCGGGGCGCTACGCCGGGCGATGGAGAAGCAGGCCGTCGTCTTCGGCGACGGCACCGACGCCGACGTGATCGCGTTCGCCGACGACGGCCTGGAAGCCGCCGTGCAGGTGTTCCACGTCCGGGGCGGGCGGGTCCGCGGCCAGCGCGGCTGGGTCGTCGAGAAGGTCGAGGACCTCGGCGTCGGCGACCTCGTCGAACAGTTCTGCCTGCAGATCTACGGCAGCGAGGACGCGAGCGAGGTGGTGCCGCGCGAGGTGCTGGTACCGGAGCTACCCACCGACGCGGCCGTGCTCGAGGAACTGCTCTCGGAGCTGCGGGGCAGCCGGGTCGCGCTCCGGGTTCCCCAGCGGGGCGACAAGAAGACGCTGATGGAGACGGTCAAGCGCAACGCCGAGCAGGCGTTCAACCAGCACAAGCTCAAGCGCGCGAGCGATCTCACCGCCCGGTCGAAGGCGCTGCAGGAGATCCAGGACGCGCTCCTGCTCGACGAGGCGCCGCTGCGCATCGAGTGTTACGACATCTCGCACGTGAGCGGCACCGACATCGTCGGCAGCATGGTCGTGTTCGAGGACGGCCTGGCCCGCAAGTCGGAGTACCGGCGGTTCGCGGTGCGCTCCGGGCCCGACGGGCCGCCGGACGACACGGCGTCGCTGGCCCAGGTGCTGCGCCGGCGCTTCAACCGCTACCTGGACGCCCACGTCGAGACCGGCGATCTGCCGGAGGAGTCCGACTCGGGGGCGGAGGCTCCGGCCGACCGGGGGGTGCCGGTGGGCATCGATCCGGCCACCGGGCGGCCGCGGAAGTTCGCCTACCCGCCGAACCTCGTCGTGGTCGACGGTGGTGCGCCCCAGGTGGCGGCGGCCGCGCGGGTGCTCGCCGAGCTCGGCATCGAGGACGTCGCGCTCTGCGGGCTCGCCAAGCGCCTGGAGGAGGTCTGGTTGCCCGGCGACGACTTCCCGCTCGTCCTTCCGCGCACCAGCGAGGGTCTCTACCTGCTCCAGCGCGTCCGGGACGAGGCGCACCGGTTCGCGATCACCTATCACCGGCAGAAGCGCTCGAAGCGGATGACCGAGTCGGCGCTCGACGACGTCCCCGGGCTGGGCGAAGCCCGGCGCAAGGCGTTGCTGCGCCAGTTCGGGTCCCTGAAGCGGCTGCGGCAGGCATCGGCCGACGAACTCGTGAGCGTGCCCGGCATCGGCCGCCGCACGGCCGAGGCGATCGTGGCCGCGCTGGCCGGTGACGCCGCGGTCCCGGCGGCCCGATCGG contains:
- a CDS encoding lysophospholipid acyltransferase family protein; its protein translation is MFYWVCKYILIGPFLRLFFRPVLEGVENIPASGPVILASNHLSFSDSFFLPLMCPRRIVFLAKSEYFTGKGPKGLFSRLFFSAAGCVPIDRTSGSAAEAALVTGARVLGEGQPLGIYPEGTRSPDGKLYRGKTGVARLALQTGVPVVPVAMLNTHHVQPIGRLVPKVMRVRMRVGKPLDFSRYAGMAGNRFVERSVTDQIMYDLMQLSGQQYSDVYAASVKNGSDATRRAQEPVAA
- the macS gene encoding MacS family sensor histidine kinase is translated as MPPSPTTGDRRPAGFTVEVTGWRALAAFRFLTLVYAVALNLDDLGRVDSPAWCVATLAVMGAWSVASSYCYARPRLRTPVLFVVDLAVTLATVLATRLVETPERIAGGEFTVPTVWASTAVMAWALRWEIVGGLLATLGLGAANVVVVSGQPTRGTVHNMILVLLAAIVIGYVAEVLRQVDRLMVDAWQEQGAVAERDRLARQIHDGVLQVLALVKRRGSTLDGEGRELAELAGEQESALRALMTSGSAAPSDGVVDLSALLAPLAASPGIELVAPAEPVLLPAGAGAEVAAAVAAALHNVSEHAPGAHAWVVVEEERDAVLVTVRDDGPGIPPERLAEAAAEGRLGVVQSIRGRIRELGGTVVITSAPDEGTEVELNVPR
- a CDS encoding response regulator transcription factor, with the protein product MSPVRVMVVDDHPMWRDAVARDLGDAGFDVVATAGDGAAAVRIAAASRPQVVVMDLQLPELSGVEATARILAADPSCRVLVLSASAERPDVLDAIRAGATGYLVKSAGATELIEAVTRTSRGEAAFTAGLAGLVLGEYRRLAAGPEPADGPALTTRETEVLRLVARGLTAKQVATRLSLSIRTVQNHLQNVMDKLQVHNRAGLVRYAIEAGLDEES
- a CDS encoding adenylate/guanylate cyclase domain-containing protein, which gives rise to MHSKYTTADRFGVLEDLARGGEGPIDTHCARCAAVGRPGDRFCGRCGSALLRKCPSCTAGVELTAETCPHCAADLDPAARGLPVPGVASREERRVVTILFVDLTGFTNLGERLDPEDLRALQQRYFDTVARAIRRRAGVVEKYIGDAVMAVFGAPVTQEDDAVRAVRVGLELQADLDGRIIGPSGPLRARVGIATGEVVVDLDAIRDGGQALVAGDVVNLASRLQSHAPVGGIVVSSATWRASREYVEYTEMPPVMVKGKAGPVPVWRPLRLVQRRWDRHRDHGPFVGRGPYLDHLAGLLRATVDDRAPRLVTVVGPAGVGKSRLVRELNRHAEQAMPVGVRWVGGRCLAGGEGGPFAAVAEVVTAYAGVLESDSADTARRKVVDSLHGLLTTAERSSVVDALAPLVGYAAPPVEADEAQAAWRMFFARLAARRPLVIVIEDLALAEPPLLDFLRQLVDTVDGPLLVLGTARPELLASRHVPWYDATHPRHALVELPPLDAHDTLTLFRALSVDSPIPEEALEHLTVLAAGTPLYAHEYVRMLADQQSDDAEGALPLPDSVLSVVASRVDLLGPRSQRALQAAAVIGEVFWPGAVATVAELARDEVEALLAELRAKAFIRPATGHVLAGEPALAFSHAVVRDMAYRRQPRALRVVRHQRAARWLQSHVTGRTTEAVDAVAHHRVAALELARTLHMDVRPFLPPARTALVAAAERAASLHAAPTAVDLLDKALALWDDQNTLTLEELAALEHPAARDDEVSRLSALVLRWRLRFTASPDEFHGAADVARCASQLEVLGARDAAASARTLLSQVAWARGDRTAALAHLDRALAPYGAGDESPVRAAAHAELARLRMMSYEVDEATTAAKTAGDLARRLGLPELEVNAQITEGAARYLAGDLSGLTLLERAVDRSRTDHLRSLRRASENLASALQEEGEIARSFALLDEAAATTLNFRGAPHPGHTPMRAYFDGDWDATLASADAAFTGDEALDAEWSHLRTLAAWLRALRGEDTGFNPEAIVVTAARHGSRLAMANALAHAALYRAVNGSAEQATVALRRLEAEHSAEALAPREWLAAAAHAAVLTGVRCGLQGEESAGWLKGVLDGAPRETLWVRAARSVVNGAQAARNGDHGTAALHHAVAASVYERMGDATDAALATAWSLRAARAGEVAPVPELTTRLTTFGLRNRARLLLRFATTDPLDTTDVPDDPGPLAGQDSSSSPASIA
- a CDS encoding Crp/Fnr family transcriptional regulator, producing MTAPGTPQADDPLAGVDLFAGLAPAVRSRVAAAAVPRSYRRGQLLFLEKDPGDSLIMVRRGAVSVFRTAPTGDRALLYVVRPPGVLGELALLDGGSRSASAEALEETHVLALSRGAFLELVRTQPPILDGVMRSFGGLIRRLTDQTSDHIFLDLPGRVAKTLIRLVGDNRSPVVTIDLNQTQLAEMAGGSRQSVNQALGTFATRGWLHTEGRKIVVTDIPALRRRAGMT
- the uvrC gene encoding excinuclease ABC subunit UvrC — its product is MPDPSTYRPSPGSIPESPGVYRFRDSRGTVIYVGKAKNLRNRLNSYFADPAGLHPRTYQMVTSAANVDWVVVTTEVEALQLEYSWIKEYDPRFNVRYRDDKSYPSLAVTLYEEYPQLRVMRGPKKKGVRYFGPYAHAWAIRETLDLLLRVFPARTCSSGVFKRAGQIGRPCLLGYIDKCSAPCVDRVSAEEHRAIVEDFCDFMAGKTDQMLRRLEREMQRASDELEFERAARLRDDIGALRRAMEKQAVVFGDGTDADVIAFADDGLEAAVQVFHVRGGRVRGQRGWVVEKVEDLGVGDLVEQFCLQIYGSEDASEVVPREVLVPELPTDAAVLEELLSELRGSRVALRVPQRGDKKTLMETVKRNAEQAFNQHKLKRASDLTARSKALQEIQDALLLDEAPLRIECYDISHVSGTDIVGSMVVFEDGLARKSEYRRFAVRSGPDGPPDDTASLAQVLRRRFNRYLDAHVETGDLPEESDSGAEAPADRGVPVGIDPATGRPRKFAYPPNLVVVDGGAPQVAAAARVLAELGIEDVALCGLAKRLEEVWLPGDDFPLVLPRTSEGLYLLQRVRDEAHRFAITYHRQKRSKRMTESALDDVPGLGEARRKALLRQFGSLKRLRQASADELVSVPGIGRRTAEAIVAALAGDAAVPAARSAPEATKGTEKSGVRAAGTSVDAAESGVTPMRAGRHENR